In Deinococcus metallilatus, the sequence CACGCCGAAGCGGGCGGAGGGGACGGAGACACCACTGGTGCCACTGGAACTGGCCGCCTACGGGGAACTGGCGGTCGTGCTCGCCGGGCAGGGCAAGGGAAACTACCTCGACACCTGGGGTGTGTTGCAGCGTCGTCAGGGGGCGCAGCGCCGCTTTTCCCGGCTGGAAGTGCAGGACGTCGAGCCCCTGCACGGGACGCGGGCGCTGCTGTAGGACAACTTGGAACTTCGGGGTGTCAACGCAGAGCGCGAGGACCCTTTCTCGTGAGCTGTCCCAGGGGTCTTCGGCCGCTCTCCGGGGTCGGGAGAGAGCCGCGTCTCAGCTCGTCAGGACCCGCCACACCAGCGGCACCGCTCCCAGGACAGTGACAAGGGCGTTGTCGCACCCATGGCAGAGCATGGCGGCCCGCAGGCCAGAGCGCGTCGCCACCCAGGAGAACACCGCCCCACTCATCAGTTGTGGGATAACCAGGCCGAGTACGGCCGGGTGGTGAGGCAGATCGGGGGAGTTGCACAGGTGCGCCAGCGCGAAGAGCGTGTTCGTCACCGCCGCGCAGCCGATCAGCCAGCCGGGGGAAAGTCGTCCGCCGGGATGCCGCTGACGCAGGCTCAGGGACAACGAGGCCAGGACCAGGGGCGTGATGAACATGTTGGGGTGGGGCTCCACTGCCGCTGATCCACTGCCGCCTTCAACACGTCGAAGGCATTGAGCCCGACGCAGCTCACCAACGACACGACCCTCAACCACGGCAACAGGCGCCAGGCCTCTTGGGGACGACGCACCCCGGGGTTGCCCAGGAAGGCGGCAAAACCGACCAGCCCGGGGATCAGGACCAGCCGGAACAGCGCCTCTTCGATCATGGGGCCCCGGACAATCCGATCCAGCAACTCGTCCGAGGGACCCCGCTTGGGCGTCCAGCCGGTCTGCTCGATCACCCACGGGACGACCCAACGTGACTGCACCACGACCTCCAGCAGCACCACGAGCAGCACCAGCCCGAGTATCCACGGCACATGCCGAAGCGGCAGGCCCCATCGCAGGGAGAGAGGCGCCAGAGCCGGGAGCTTGGTCATCCGGTGTCCTGTCCAAACCCTTGATAGCCGACAGCCCGGGTCTGATCGCCTGGAAGAGGGTTGGAATGCGCCCATACGGGAAACTGGACGCAGGCCAGTCCCCGGCGCTCCCCGACGAGGCGCTGGACGCTCTGTCCAGCTTCAACGGAATACCCCTGGGTGTCCGCGCCTCCCCCCCTCTGCCTCCCGGGGATCGGGAAGAGACAGGCCTTCCAGCAGCTCACGCTCCAGCATCAGACTCTCGAACCTCACCTCGCCGTCCTGAGCCAGCGCCCGCAGGACGGCCCCCGACCCGTCCACCGTCCACTCGGCGGTCAGCCGCTCGCTGTCCTCCTCCGGCCAGCCACCCGTGCACACCAGCGCCCGCGCATCCTCGCGCGCCAGGGTGGGGTAACGGTGTTCGGTCGGGGCCGTCGTCAGGGGCCAGGCCGATGCGCCCGGCACCCGCAGCACGACGACCCGCCGATGCGCGTGGGCCAGACAGGCCAGCAGCAGGGCGTGGAGGTCGGGGTCGAAGTCGGTCCCCAGGTAGTCGGTGACCTCACCCGGCTGGATGGTCGTGTCGGCCGCCAGCAGGAGGGTCAGGTGAGGCTCACCGGCCTGCTCCTGGTGAACCTCCCGGCTGGACTCTTCGACCCTCGTGGGCGTGGTGTCGTTTCCCCCCATCAGGCGGTCGAGCGCCGCGGACCCCGTCACCAGCACCTCCACGTGCGGCTGACCGCTGCGTTCGGCCACCGCCCGCCGGAGGACCGCCTCTCGTTGCGGCTGGTCGGTGAGGACGAAAAACTCCCCGTCGTCCAGACGGTGCCCGAACACCCGGTACGTCCTGCGAGTGGGTTCGTCGAGCAGGTGCGCGGCGTCCTCGTGGGGCGGGTCCAGGCCCACGTCCACGAAGGGGAGACCACGCGAGAGGGCCAGTGCCCGGAAAGCCAGGTCCTCGTTGATCCTCCCGCCCTTCAGGAGGGTCTGTTCCAGGCGCGGGTCCGACAGTTCCGAGGTCTCCAGGTCCCCGTAGCCGAGGTGGAGCAGCGCTTCGGCGATGGACATGTGCCCAGGTGTTCCACGCTTCGGAAAAGTTCTGGGTTCCGGGTCCTGGTGGGGCCGTGGGTCGGACACGGCCCCACCAGGCGTGATCACTGCAACGGGTGGATGGTCGGTGACCATCACCTCGGGTCCGGGTTCCCATTCAGGCCCTTCCGCAGGGGAAGGCGGGACGGACAGCTCCGGCTGCGCGGCGAGGGCTGCCAGGTCGACCGGCGGTCGGTACTCCACCTCGGGCACGGTGGGCGGGGGGTTGACCCAGGCCGGTTCGCTCCGTCGGTTGGTGGGTTGGCTCACCACGATCAGGGCGGATGGGGGAAGGTAATACAGGTTCTCTTCCTGAAAGGGATTGCTGCTGGCCCGTACCGTCTGCCCATCCGCCTCCGCCTCGACGAGGGCGCGGACCGTGTCGAGGACCCGCAGGGCCCGCTCGGCCTGGGGAACTCCGTAGGCGGCGAGCGCTTGGCCGATCACCCGCTCGTCGAGGAAGGTTCGTGCCCGTTCCAGGACGTGCGCGTCCTGCTGGGAGCGAGACCACCGTCTGCCGCCTGGAGGACGGAGACGGCCGAACTGGAAGAAGGTCAGCCGCGCCTCGCTCCGGAGGACATCGGCGAAGGTCGGTTGTTTCAAGGGGTTCCTCCTCTCACCACCGGCGCACGTTCCAGGGCCGGTATCCGTCCAGCCACAGGTGCAGCCAGTACGCGAGCAGGTATCCGCCCAGCGCCACCGCGTAGAGCGGCCCGTCCGGGGTGGGTACCCGCAGGGGGACGTCCAGGGCCCGGTCCACGGCGAGCAGCGCGGTGACCGGCAGTGTCAGCAGGACGGCGGCGTACCCCAGCAGAAGGAGCGGTCCGCGGACGTAGGTGTGCGTGACGCCCCGGTGCCGCACGAACAGGCTCAGCGGGCGCCACAGGCCTCCCCAGACACCCCAGTTGCACCGTGCCCGCACACGCACGTGTCCCGCCAGGTCGAGGTCAGGCGTGATCAGCAGCGTCCCGGTCAGGTATCCCGCCGCCAGCGAGAGGAGCAGGTCCTGGGAGACGTGCAGGGCGGCCAGGGGTCCGGCGATCCCCACCAGGGTGATCAGGTTGACTCCGGTGTGCAGGTCACCGCTGGGCATTGCCGCTGGGCGTGACGTTGAGGGTCGCGCGGGTGGTGTACTCGTTGATGCCGACGCGGTACGGCCACAGAACGGTCGGATTGACCCCGGCGTCGGCCGCGCTGGCGGTCACTGTGCCGTAGCGGGTGGTGCCGGGAGCGACCACGAGCGTGCCGAGGTTCGTCTTGACGAGCACGCTGCCGCCGTTCTGACCGTTGATCGCGAACTGCCGTTCGTTGAGGGTAATCGCCCGGGACCCGGCCTGCACGCGGTAGTTGACCACGAGGATGTTCCCGTCGCGGGTGGCGGTGAAGGTGAAGCGCGGGGTCTCCTCGGCGCCGAGGGCCGCACCCGGGCGGAGGCTGGTGGTGGGGGCGCTGGCCTGTGGCGTTGGTGGGGCCGGGCTCGTCTCCTCGGGGTCCTTCACGGTGACGTTCACGATGCTGCCCGCGTGGTCGCCCGACAGGGTGAGGCGCCAGGTGTAGGTTCCGCTGTCGGTCACGATCTGCAGGGGCGTGGAGCCGTACCCGGCGAGGCCCGCGAGCAGGACGCGGTTGCCGTCCTTCCTGCGGTCGACCAGCCCGTCGCGTGTGACCAGGACGTCCTTGACGGCCTCGGGGAAGACGAGGGTGCCGAGGGCGCCGGGACCGAGCGTCAGGGTGTAGTGCTGGGCTTGCTGCGGAGTCAGGATGACGTTCACGTCCTTCAGGGCGACGGCGGGTGTGGAGACGAGGGCAAGGAGGGCGAGCAGGGTGAGGCGTGTGGTCATGGGTGGATGTCCTCCACCCTGAAGTGTGGTGGCGGGTCAGGTTGGACGCTGCAGCGTGTCGGGCAAATGGGAAGCCCTGTGGCCGTCCGCGTGCCACTGAACCTGCTCTGGCTGTGGTCGCGCCCTGTCGCCCCTAGACTTCTGTTCGAACCTGGTTGTTCAGGAGGGCGGGATGTTGATCGACACCATGAAACGTGATGCCCGGCGGGGCCTGGGCTATGACTGGCACAAAGAGGACGGGCTGCTGCACCTGTACGAGTTGCTGCATGGCACGGGAGTTTCTCCGCTTGAACTGCAGGCGCAATTCGAGGCTACGTTCCAGGAGCGACTGTTTGAGGCCCGCTTGTGCACCCTGAGCCGTTCCACCTATGAACGGCTGCGCGGGTTACCGCTCCCCGACGGGCTGCTGACCCTTACCTGTCCCGCGGTCTGGTTCGAGCTGCCCGACCAGTTGCCTGGGCAGGAGGCCTGGGGTGGCGCACTGTTGTTCTTCGTACGTCCCGGCGAGTCCCTGTTCGGCGTGCCGCTCCGGCAGGGCCTCGCGTTCCTGCTGGTCTTCGACGCGCACGACAACTTCCGCGCGACTTACATCTTCCTCGAAGGGGAGGGGGTTTCGCCGCGGATGATCCATCCGATGCAGGCCAGCGAGCAGGCGGTGTTGCTGGGCCTGCCGCGTGAACGGGTCGAGCAGCTCACCCGGGAGAGCCTGACTCTGCTGCCCGCGCTCCTCCAGCTGCTGCTGGAGCGAGGCGTCGCCCGCTTGAGTGGCCGGACGTCCTGACCCTCGCCCGCCCCTTCGTACCCGTTCACGCTTCATGTCGGTTGACCGGAAACGCTCGGTTGCCAGGCTTTACCCCGGGTGAACACCCCCAGGCTCCCGATGCAGCGGCAGCTCACCTCGCCTCGCCACAGCGCACGGGTGAGCACGTCCGTGACGACTGTGCGCGGAAAACCGGTCGTGGTGACGAGTGCGGCCACGGTGCGCCGCCGCTCGACCTCGGCCAGGACCCGCTCCTGGGTCACCTCGGCGGGCTCGGTTTCCAGAGTGGTCAGATGATGGAGGCGGAGAGTTCCCGCGCGGTCGGCGGCCTTGCAGACCAAGCCAGCGTCCTGAAGAGTCCTGAAGAGGGTGTGGGCGTCCGCACGCGGGAGGCCGGTGAGGGCCGCAATGTCGCCGGTGGTGGACGGTCCCTGCCCCAGGAGGTCGAGCACTTGCAGGCTGTGGAGAGGGGAGAGGGCGTTCATGCTGTTCATGCTGCTCCACCACGCGATGCGTGAGGGACCAGGCGGGCGAGCAGGGCCCGTTGAATGAGCAGGTGCGCCTGAGCGGGCTGTTGAACGTACAACTGCTCATACTTGGGGCGCAGCCCTGCCAGTTCCCTAACCTCTGGCAACAGGGGGAGCGCGCCGACGAAGTAGCTGTTCTCCCGGACATAGACGCGGGCTCCCCCGGCTTGCTGGTGTTGGATCAGGGTGGTGAGGAGGCTCAGCATCAGGAGTTGGGCCTGGTCGCGCCCGACCTCGAACACGTCCCCCAGCGCTTCGGTGAGTTCCTCGCGGGCCTGTGCGGAGCGCAGCGGCCAGTCATTCATGACGTGGTGATGGTGCACCGGTCGAACCTGAGGAGGAGTGTCTGGCGCCCGGCGTCTGCTGGCAGGCGGGGAGGACCGGGAGGATGACCCGGGTGCGGGGCACACTGCGGACAGGGCGGCATCCCCCCATTGTTCCTGTGGGTCAGGGTGGACGCGGGCCCTTCCGCTCTCGGCGAGGTTGTCCTCTGCCAGCTTGTCCACGGACAGCGGTGATCCGATGTGCTGAAGGCCTGGTGCGGGAAACGCCTCTCGGTAAGGGCGGTGCCATGCCCGGCCCGGCCGGTTTCACCACTCCCGGATGGCCTGCCGGGCGCGCTTCACGCCCACCCGCACATACCCGCGCGTCGTGTTCACGTTGGCGTGTCCCAGCACCTCCGCCACCGCCACGAAGTCCCCCAGCGCCTCGTACAGCCGACTCCCCATGTACTTGCGGAAGGCGTGAAACCCCCGGAAGTCGTTCCCCCCGTTCCGCCGCGCGAACAGCGGCCGCACGTGGTACGCCGCCCCCTGCCAGGTGCGGTACGGGAAGATGAAGTCCTCCCGGTGCCGCCGGGTCCGGGTGACACCGCGATAGGCGTGCAGCGCGTCGGCCAGGCGGGGGCTGATCGGGACCACGCGGCTCTTGCGCCCCTTGCCCGACTGCACGACGAGGTGCGGCTCGTCCTCGCCCGCGTCCACGTCCGGCCAGCGCAGGCTGAGGGCCTCGTCAATGCGTAGCCCCGAATGGGTGAGGACCAGCAACAGCGCCCACACTTCCAGTTGCCGGGAGCGCTTTGCTGAGGTCTCTGCCTCTCCGTAGGCTTCCCGGGCACGGGTCAGCACCCGGGCGACGAGGCTCTCGCTGTACGGCGCGTTCTTCTCCAGGGGGTGACGGCGGTCGCGGGGGAGGCGCACGTCCTCGAAGGGCGAAGCGCGGGTGGCGCCCGCCCAGCGCAGGGCCTTGTACAGGGTGATGCCTGCCGCGACCCTTGCCTGCACGGTACTGATCGACTTGCCAGAAGCGATCAGGTCGCCCACCCACCCCTGAGCGTCCTCACGCTCGGGACCGAGCACCTTCCAGGCTCGGTTTGTCATGTGGTCCACGAGCTGCCGGACCCCGGTGCGGTAGCTGAGCAGGGTGTGGCGGCTGATCAGCACGCCCGACTGCGCGTGCTGGGTGAGGTACGCCTCGACCAGGGACCAGAGCGCTTCGGCGTCTTTTTCGGCGCAGGCCTGAACGGCGCGGCGACGCCGCTCGTCGGGGTGGAGCGATACCCAGGCCCGGGCCCGGTCGTGCAGGTCCTGGCGAACTAGGTCCAGGGCAGACCCCGTCATTCTTGCGGTCTCCGGAGGTGCCGCGCGAGGACGGCTTCCAGGACGGAGCCTGGAACATCGCGCTGCCCCTCCGCCCAGGCGTCGAACAGGACCCGCGCCAGTTCACGAATGGGCGGGAGCAGGGTGGGATCGGTGGCGAGCCGTTCCGCCTCCCGCTGCTGTGCCTCTGGGTCCAGTCCGTCCTCGGCGAAGGCGGAGAGCAGTTCCTCGACCCGCAGGGCATCGGTGCCCTGGAGCGCCACGTCCTGACGCATGTGGGCCTGGCCGTACCGGCCCTCGTACTCGGGAGTATGGAGCGGCCCGGCGAGGAGGCAGGCGAGTTCGAGGAGGGCCTCGTGCTCGTCCTGGGGCCAAGTATCCGGGAGTTCGCGCACTACGGCGGCGAAATGGTCGAAGCCGGGGACCGGGATCTCCTGGGGGTCGAAGGTCACCCGGACGAGGCGGACCCGCGAGGCTGGAGTCAGGGCGTAGTACGCGGCGGCATGCCCAGCCTCGTGATGCATGAGGGTGATGGCTTCCACCAGGTCGAGGAGTTCGGCGGCCAGGGTCGCCGCTCGTTCGGGAGTAGTCGCTCGACAGATCTGAAGGGCGAGGTCGCGCAGCCGGTTCGTGACGGGATGATCCTGGAAGTGGGGGTGGCGGGTGAGGAAGTCGGGGAGACCGGCGGCGATGGCGAGGGGAGCGTGGGGGTGCCGGGTCAAGCCGCGGAGGCGGGGGTGGAGGGTGGGAACCACCGTGGAATTTTACAATAAGCGCTCTTATTGGAAAAATCTTGCAGGAGGCATCTGGCGGTTGGTTCGGTCGATCCGTGTGTCTATTCCCTACACCGGCATGGCTTGAAGTTAACAATACAGCGTGCCCTCTGGTCCTCTTGTGGCTGCAGCAAAAGAAACGCCTGCCTTCTGTCCACAGCAAAAGTAGGGCGTGGAAAACGCTGTTCTAGACGTCAGGAAAAATGCTCGCTCACAGGAAGGCCAGGAAGGGGCCTCCGACAAGTCCTGAGGGATGGAGCCTAGGTCGGTGGTTTTGGTGGCGGCTGGGCGGATGGTTTCTTCCAGGCAGGCCCCGGAGGAGTGGGGAACGCGGTGCGTGTCCTGCGAAATGAAGTTGAGGCACCGGCGATCTGAACTCGAAGGCGAGACTCCAGACCGGGGTGGCGCCCTCCCTTGACCACATGACCCATCTGATCTAGCCACTGTTCAACTCGGGGTCAGGCGGCGCGTTTGCGCCGCCTGACCCCGAAGAAGACAGCGACGAGGCCTAGCGGGTTCGGCGTGGCAGTCGGCAGGGGTCGTCGGAAGCCTCGGTCACCGCCACACCTTGCCGCCGTCCAAGTCGCCTTGAATGTACCCGCCGTTCTTGTCTTGAATCATGCGTGCGACTTGCCGCGTGGACACGGAGAGGTTCGTGGTGGGGCCCACGCGAAAGTCTTCCCAGTTCGCCGTCAACACGTGCCACGTGCGCGTGGCAAAGTCGATGCAGTTGCATTGCCCGCCGGTCCCGCCGACCGGTTTGTACGAGGTGCAGCCGGAGAAACTCTTGATGTTCGCTTTGGCCCAGTTGAACCGTGTGTCGTTGACGTGCGCGAAACGCGCGATCATGCCGTTAACGTTACCGCGCAAGAACGCTTGCGTATCGGCGACTTCCCTGTCGTCGCGGAAGCCACCGCCGCCGAAGCCGAAAGGGCCTTCACCCCAAAATCCGTACGTGCTGTCCACGCGGTCGTCCACGATGAAGGCGATCCACATGTGACCGAAGGCGGAGAGCGTTGCCGAGGAGGCGTCACCGGTCGGTCCCAGTGAGCCGCTAGAGGTGACGTTCGGATTGACGAAGATGCCGATGCGGTAACTCGTGGCCGCTGCATGCCCGAGAAACAACGCGACGCCGAGCGTAACGAGCGTTTTCACTCCTGACCCCTCCGTTCGCTTGTGACGATGGCTAAAGGGTACGACTTCCGACACCGATGAGCTGGCCAGCCGATTGGTGAGTTCAGGGTACGTCTTCACCCTCGCACCGTCAGTGAGCACCTTCCATCGCAAATTCCACCACTTTGCAACACACAATGTTTCACGAGCCCCTTTGAGTACGATCAGAACATGGCAGATGCGCCTTCCCGCCTGACGGAGCTGCACCTTGAACAGCAACGTGTTCCGTCCGAACAGTCGGAGGCGGCGTTCATCGCCACAGCCGTGCCGACGAAGGACGGAACGCGCATCTATTGGAAGACGTCACGCCGGCGGGGGAGCACAATGGTGGACCGGCGGCAGCCGATCCTGCGGCAGCTCGTAGGGCAGGCGACGTACTTCTTACTCACAGGCGAGGTCGTGGGGCTGGACCCACGCAGTCTGGGCCTCAAACCCCCGAAGTCGAGGGGGGCCGTGGACGCCAAGCAATACCGCAAGGACGTGTACCAGGCCTTGCGGAAGAATGGACAGCTTGAGGTGTTCGTCACGCCTGGAGAGACCATTGCACTGCGGGGGTTGCACCAGTTGGAGGTCCTCGATAGCGACCGTGTAGCTCCTGGTCGTGGCTCGGGGAGGCCCGCCGGAGCGCCTCTGGTGAGGTCGCGGCGGGCGCCATCCCTGCGCCTCACAGACCGGAGTTGCTGTATTCAGGCCCTCCGCGAGCTGCCCGAGATCAATATGCCCATCTCCGGGCATACACCCCAGGAGGTGCTCAAATTCGCCCAGACGTTGCGCGGCCCTCAGGGTGAGGCGCTGTCCCTCGTGCAGGCCGCGGGCCTTTGCCAACAGGTCGTGGAGATGAACCCGCCCGCCGATGTCCACCTCCGGGCACTGCGTCATCGTGTGCGGACCCTGATGTATGTTGACCTTGAGGAGGCCCGCACGGCCCTTGAGGCCCTGGGGTCACAGCACGACGCCCTGGTGCCAGATCTCGTCGCCCTAATGTGGCAGGACGGAGCGCAGGAATCGGCCGTGCGCCAGGAGCTGAGCTGGCGACATACGGCGTTGGGCGGCCGGCTGGCCACCCTTCGCAAGGAACGCGAGCCCTCGTTGCGCCTCCTTGAGCCCCTCTGCGCGGCGCTGAACACCCGGAACCACACCTCTGACGGAGGGCCTGTCGGCCTCGACCGCCTCAGGGCGGATGTCCACCTCGACCTGGCCCGCGCGTACCTGAGCGAGGCGCAGGATCTTCCCTGCTCAGCCCCCAACCCGGCCAGGTCGGACCACGACATTGAGGCGGTGGACCGGCACGCCAGGTTGGCCCAGCGCATGTACACGACGCTGGAACTGGACCGCGGCGAACACAGCGCGTTGTTGCTTCGGGGCTCCGTCGCACTCTGGCGTGCTCGTCTTGGAGATCAACCGCAGGCCCAGTTCGCGTTTGTGCAGAAGGTGGTGGACCGGGTCCTTCCGATCGTGTCGCTTCAACTGGGTCAGACGCAACTGCTGAAGATCCGGTTGTTGCGTGAGCAGTTCCGGTCAGGCGTGAACGGTGGGGCTGAGCTCCTGGGTGAAGCGCAATTCCTGATGAAAGAGGTCGTGCGCATGACGACCCGGCTCCGGGCCTACCGCGTCCTGGCCCGCGCCCTTCTCGAGCAGGCGCGACTGTACGCCGACATGCAGGTGAGCAGTGCAGATTCAAACGATCGGGTGGCGGTGTGGTTGAACGTGGCGGCCAATGCCTATGCAGAGATCGGTCTTCCCCAGATGCGCGACGTGATTGGGAAGGAAGTGGCGGCCTCGCGGTCGCGCTGATCCCTTGACCCTCCATACTGGTCCGGTGCTGTCTTCCTGATCAAAGGACAACTCCTGAAGAGATACGGAGCGTCCTTAACCGCAGCGTGCAGGAAGTAACGTAGAAAGCCTGGGCTCCTGCGCGCCACAACGCCTGCCTATAGGACGAAGCCTTCGCCACCCTTCAGCGCCGCACTGGGTCAGAGGCCAGGATCGGCGTTTCCAGGCGTCCTTCGGGGGCTTCAAGGAGGGCCCGCAGGGCCAGGGTGACGAGCGTCTCCCGGCGCTGGACGCGGGGTCGCATGCGGCGGTGCACCAGGACGGTGTCTTCCAGGATCTCGTCGTCCAGCGCCTGTACTTTCTTGTCCGCGTCGCTCATGCTCACCCCCCTAGAATGGTCCATTATTGCAGAATTACAATACTCGACCGGCCACCGGCCCGCAATCGTGAAGATTGAGCCGCTTTCGGGGCATACAGGGTACTGAAGTTGACCTCACGGTTCAGGATGGGGACGAAGAGCGTCTCTCTGGGCAGAGACAGCCGCTCCGCGACGGCGAGGTGCAGCCCAAGGACCACTTCTCGCGTCCCCGACTCCCCGTGAGCCTGAAGAAACGCCTCGGGCATGTCGATGTTCAGGGTGAGCGCGGCGTACGGCACGAAGTCGGCCCGCGCGCAGTACAGGTGGAACCGCAGTGGAGTGTTCGCAAGCAACGCGACGAACAGGATGGCCCGGGCAAGTGCGGCGTAGGACGCTGCGTCCGTCACGGCCGTAGGGAAGAAATCAGGATCGAGATCGGGGTCCAGGCCGCGGCGACGGACCTCCCCGCGAATGGCCCGGGCCGCCGCGTCCAGGTGGGGTTGCTCGTCCGGAACGACATGCTTGTGGACGTGGCTGTCCAGGTTGCCCCAGAAGGCGTGCAGGTCCTCGACCGGTGCCTCTAGACACTCGTCCAGAAGACTCTGGGGGACGGTATGCTCCAACCGCATCTCGGGAGGCAGGTGCCCCAGCAGGGTGCGTTTCTCGAAGGTGAGCAACAGCCGGGAGGCCGGGTTGTTCACTGGTCGGGCGGGGTGGTAGAGGTCCGCCATCACGCTGACGGGCGGTGGGGAGCCCCCCATCCCGCCGTGGTGCAGGACCGCCATGTGCCAGGGCTCCCAGAAGTCGGCGTCCGGGTAGTGCCCGCGCCAGGCGGGCAGGCGCATCTTCACGGTGAGATGCTCCGCCGCTTTCACGTGTAGCGTTCCAGACGGTCGCGGCCGTACGTGTGCCACAGGGGGTAGGTGTCGGTGTAGGGCTCGACGAGGGCCCAGGCCACCCGCCGGAAACGGAAGGTCCAGGCGGGTTCCTTGTCGTACTCCTCCCACTCCTCGTCCTTCTCGTTGTACCGCCGGCCCTTCACGGGAGGAACCTGCTGGAAGTCGACCGGTCCGACAGCGATCACCGGCCGCCGCACTTTTTTCCAGTAGGGTTCCGTGGCGTGCAGACGTTCCCTGAAGGGCTCCGCCTCGTCGTCCCACACGGCGGCAGTGGCGTACAGGGCCCGGGCCTCCAGGCCCACTACCTGGGTGGGGTTGAACACCGCCGCGGCCCGGTCCCCGGAGAGCCGGTGGTCGACCGGCTGGCCCAGCCGCACCCGGGCCCTGAGCCGGGCTTCCAGCGCCGCCTCATACGCTTCCCGGCTAGGGAACTCCTCGGGTGCGGCCAGCCGGGCTAGCTTGGATTTGAAGGCGGCCGCCTCCCGCAGGTGACTGATCAGCCGGATGATCTCCGTCTCCGGAAGCAGGGCCGCGGCGGAGAGGGCCCGCATGCAGCGGTCATGCACCTCCTGACGTCTGGGCGTGTAGGCGAAGGCCGGGTGGCCGCTCAGGGCCCGCCAGCGGCGATGGGCATGGTCGGGTGCTTCCCGCCACTCGCGGTGGTAGCAGGCGAGCTGGTGCAGGTCCCGCACCCGGTCCTGCTCAAGGGGCGGAAGATTCCACACGTCCAAGCCGTCGAGTTCGCGAAGCAGCCGCTCAGGCACGGGCACATAGGTCGCCACGGCCTCCCGGATGATGGCCACTTGGCGCTCGGTGGGGAGGTCGCCGGACAGGCCCAGCTTCAGGGCAAGGCTGCGGCGTGTCTTAGCCACGTCCGAGGCGTGCTGGGACAGGGTGCCGATGTTGACGCCGTACAGGTCCCCCATGCACTGCAGGCCAATTTCGAACGTCTCGCCGGTGAGGCGGTCCCGCACGACGACCAGCGTCTTGGCCTTCTCGCGGGTGTCGCAGCCATGGCATTTCTGATGCTCCGCGTACCGGCGCAATTCGATGGCGTCGTAGTCCCCCTGAGTGAGCAGGGCTGCGCCGGCCTTGGCGGTGGCCTTGTCCGTCCAGGTGAAGTTTAGGGGAAAGTTGAGCGGTTCCGCACTGATCGGCAACAGCACCGGGGCAGTATAGAAGGGACCGCCCCTTCTTACCCTCGGGTTTGCGGGCTCCGGAAGGCTGCTGCTCCCATTGGGGCTCGCAGTCGCCCCGTTCTTCCATACTGGGCGCCATAACGCGCTTCCGCGATGAGGCCTGGCAGAACCCCGATCCAGCCTGGACCGTGGCCGACTGGGAGAACGCGGCGCTGGACTTCACGGCCCAGCATTCCGAGTCCCTGGTGTACGACCTGCCCGCCCGAACTTATGCCCTGATGTCTAACCTGCTGGCCGTCCAGCCAGAGGCCAACGCCACGCAGCTTTCATAGGCGAATCTGGTCTGCCGGAAGATCTTCGTGCGGGTGATGCAGGACCTGCGGACGGCGCACCTGCTGATCGCGGCGGGGTACCCGGCCAGCGCGGGCGCGGTGGCGACCTCCATCTTCAAACTGGCCTACGAGATCGCCTGGATCGGCCGCGACGCGCACTGGGCCGAGCAGTGGAATGGACACGACATCAGACGTGACCCCGTGATGAACTACCACAACCGCATGGTGAGCGTTCTGGCAGCCAGGCTGCCGATAGTGACACGATACGAGGCATGCTGACAGGAGCGGACCTGCGGGCGAGGACGCTGGCGGAACTCCAGGCCATCCTGGGTTCGGGAAGCTCCTGAAACGCGGACGAAAATCAATTGAACCAAAAAGCCTCTTCGCAAC encodes:
- a CDS encoding tyrosine-type recombinase/integrase, which codes for MTGSALDLVRQDLHDRARAWVSLHPDERRRRAVQACAEKDAEALWSLVEAYLTQHAQSGVLISRHTLLSYRTGVRQLVDHMTNRAWKVLGPEREDAQGWVGDLIASGKSISTVQARVAAGITLYKALRWAGATRASPFEDVRLPRDRRHPLEKNAPYSESLVARVLTRAREAYGEAETSAKRSRQLEVWALLLVLTHSGLRIDEALSLRWPDVDAGEDEPHLVVQSGKGRKSRVVPISPRLADALHAYRGVTRTRRHREDFIFPYRTWQGAAYHVRPLFARRNGGNDFRGFHAFRKYMGSRLYEALGDFVAVAEVLGHANVNTTRGYVRVGVKRARQAIREW
- a CDS encoding CPBP family glutamic-type intramembrane protease, with product MFITPLVLASLSLSLRQRHPGGRLSPGWLIGCAAVTNTLFALAHLCNSPDLPHHPAVLGLVIPQLMSGAVFSWVATRSGLRAAMLCHGCDNALVTVLGAVPLVWRVLTS
- a CDS encoding DUF2227 family putative metal-binding protein, producing MPSGDLHTGVNLITLVGIAGPLAALHVSQDLLLSLAAGYLTGTLLITPDLDLAGHVRVRARCNWGVWGGLWRPLSLFVRHRGVTHTYVRGPLLLLGYAAVLLTLPVTALLAVDRALDVPLRVPTPDGPLYAVALGGYLLAYWLHLWLDGYRPWNVRRW
- a CDS encoding helix-turn-helix domain-containing protein; its protein translation is MNALSPLHSLQVLDLLGQGPSTTGDIAALTGLPRADAHTLFRTLQDAGLVCKAADRAGTLRLHHLTTLETEPAEVTQERVLAEVERRRTVAALVTTTGFPRTVVTDVLTRALWRGEVSCRCIGSLGVFTRGKAWQPSVSGQPT